The Alphaproteobacteria bacterium genome contains a region encoding:
- a CDS encoding DUF6519 domain-containing protein produces MENRLYRVEIHEGGEAGKATFKWSRRNASAVARVRQTGAAQLLFGEAADRFAAEDWIEITDDARELNGLPGEMRRIKRVEGSTIALTAPLTGSLEAASARIRRWDQKDVGDAGVIPVPESGRPVALEDGIEVSFTSAGGAFRSGDDWITPARTADRSIIPLHEAPPRGIHHHYVELALFTPPDKIIDRRKETAVA; encoded by the coding sequence ATGGAGAACCGGCTCTATCGGGTGGAAATCCACGAGGGCGGCGAGGCAGGCAAGGCGACGTTCAAGTGGTCTCGTCGGAACGCGAGCGCCGTCGCGCGGGTTCGCCAAACCGGCGCCGCGCAACTGCTCTTTGGCGAGGCCGCTGATCGCTTCGCCGCAGAAGACTGGATCGAGATCACGGACGATGCCCGTGAGCTCAACGGACTTCCTGGCGAGATGCGAAGGATCAAACGTGTTGAGGGCAGCACAATTGCGCTGACCGCGCCCCTGACAGGTTCGCTTGAGGCCGCGTCGGCACGGATCAGGCGCTGGGACCAGAAAGATGTCGGCGATGCGGGCGTGATCCCGGTGCCCGAGTCGGGACGGCCGGTCGCTCTCGAGGACGGCATAGAAGTCAGCTTCACCTCGGCGGGAGGTGCGTTCCGGTCCGGCGACGACTGGATCACCCCGGCGCGCACCGCGGACCGGTCGATCATCCCGCTTCACGAGGCCCCGCCACGCGGCATCCATCACCACTATGTGGAGCTCGCCCTGTTCACGCCGCCGGACAAGATCATCGATCGGCGCAAGGAGACGGCGGTAGCCTGA
- a CDS encoding S-(hydroxymethyl)glutathione dehydrogenase/class III alcohol dehydrogenase — MDVKAAVAVAAGKPLEIMTVQLDGPKAFEVMVEIKATGICHTDEFTLSGADPEGLFPAILGHEGAGVVVEVGPGVTSVKKGDHVIPLYTPECRQCPSCLSRKTNLCTAIRATQGQGLMPDGTSRFSLGAKKLHHYMGCSTFANYTVLPEIAVAKIREDAPFDKVCYIGCGVTTGIGAVLNTAKVEPGAKAIVFGLGGIGLNVIQGLRLAGADMIIGVDINNSRKEWGERFGMTHFVNPKEAGGDLVPHLVNMTKQGADQIGGADYTFDCTGNVTVMRQALEACHRGWGVSVIIGVAPSGAEIATRPFQLVTGRVWKGTAFGGARGRTDVPKIVDWYMDGKIEIDPMITHTMPLADINKAFDLMHAGTSIRSVVVY; from the coding sequence ATGGACGTGAAGGCGGCGGTGGCGGTGGCGGCGGGCAAGCCGCTGGAGATCATGACGGTGCAGCTCGACGGGCCGAAGGCCTTCGAGGTCATGGTCGAGATCAAGGCAACCGGGATCTGCCACACCGACGAGTTCACGCTATCCGGCGCCGACCCGGAAGGCCTGTTCCCGGCGATCCTCGGCCATGAGGGCGCGGGCGTGGTGGTCGAGGTCGGACCGGGCGTCACCTCGGTGAAGAAGGGCGACCACGTCATCCCGCTTTACACGCCCGAGTGCCGGCAATGCCCCTCGTGCCTGTCGCGCAAGACCAACCTCTGCACCGCGATCCGCGCCACGCAGGGCCAGGGCCTGATGCCGGACGGCACGTCGCGCTTTTCCCTCGGGGCCAAGAAACTGCACCACTACATGGGCTGCTCGACTTTCGCGAATTACACCGTGCTGCCCGAGATCGCGGTCGCGAAGATCCGCGAGGACGCGCCCTTCGACAAGGTCTGCTACATCGGCTGCGGCGTCACCACCGGCATCGGCGCGGTGCTCAACACCGCCAAGGTCGAGCCGGGCGCCAAGGCGATCGTGTTTGGCCTCGGCGGCATCGGTCTCAACGTGATCCAGGGCCTGCGGCTCGCGGGCGCCGACATGATCATCGGCGTCGACATCAACAATTCTAGGAAAGAATGGGGGGAACGCTTTGGAATGACGCACTTTGTCAATCCGAAGGAGGCAGGCGGCGACCTCGTCCCGCACCTCGTCAACATGACCAAGCAAGGCGCCGACCAGATCGGGGGCGCCGACTACACCTTCGACTGCACCGGCAATGTCACGGTGATGCGCCAGGCGCTCGAAGCCTGCCATCGCGGCTGGGGCGTTTCCGTCATCATCGGCGTCGCGCCGTCCGGCGCCGAGATCGCGACGCGGCCATTTCAGCTCGTGACCGGCCGCGTCTGGAAGGGCACGGCATTCGGCGGCGCGAGGGGCCGCACCGACGTGCCGAAGATCGTCGACTGGTATATGGACGGGAAGATCGAGATCGACCCGATGATCACTCACACCATGCCGCTGGCGGACATCAACAAAGCCTTCGACTTGATGCACGCCGGGACAAGCATCCGCAGTGTCGTAGTTTATTAG
- a CDS encoding C-terminal binding protein, with protein MKQRFKAVRTDRELECPKIDAGLRSAGCELVLLPEGVTEDELIAAVRDCALLLMCYTPITARVIAAADKLKGIVKYGVGIDAIDIPAAVARGIPVVNVPEYAEETVAEGAFALMIALARKLKPISREMDAKGWAWPTPQWMGIDLAGRTLGLVGTGKIGCSMARMAAGFRMRVIGYDPYVDAGAMGAAGIEKIDDLRALLRESDFISIHAVLNGETRHLIGGLELGLMKPSAFLINVSRGAIVDETALVVALREKVIAGAALDVYSREPLTPAGHPMAALYAMDNVILFPHLTFYTEEAMRRLTEDTLARCHEILEGGPVLVKSHDPRLRAQRKGVVFGE; from the coding sequence ATGAAGCAACGCTTCAAGGCGGTCCGCACCGACCGCGAGCTCGAATGTCCCAAGATCGATGCGGGCTTGCGCAGTGCGGGCTGCGAGCTCGTGCTGCTGCCGGAAGGCGTCACTGAGGATGAGTTGATTGCGGCGGTCCGCGACTGCGCCCTCCTGCTGATGTGCTACACGCCGATCACCGCACGTGTGATTGCGGCGGCCGACAAGCTCAAGGGCATCGTCAAGTACGGCGTCGGCATCGACGCAATCGACATTCCCGCGGCGGTCGCGCGCGGCATTCCAGTCGTCAACGTGCCGGAATATGCCGAGGAGACGGTGGCGGAGGGCGCCTTCGCGCTGATGATCGCGCTGGCCAGGAAGCTCAAGCCGATCTCCCGAGAGATGGACGCGAAAGGCTGGGCCTGGCCGACGCCCCAATGGATGGGCATCGATCTTGCCGGCCGCACGCTCGGGCTCGTCGGTACCGGCAAGATCGGGTGCAGCATGGCGCGTATGGCCGCCGGATTCCGCATGCGCGTCATTGGCTACGATCCCTATGTCGATGCCGGAGCGATGGGGGCAGCGGGCATCGAGAAGATCGACGACCTGCGCGCGCTTCTGCGAGAGAGCGATTTCATCTCGATCCATGCCGTGTTGAATGGCGAGACGCGTCATCTGATTGGGGGGCTCGAACTCGGGTTGATGAAACCCTCGGCTTTTCTGATCAACGTGTCGCGTGGTGCGATCGTCGACGAAACGGCGCTCGTGGTGGCGCTCCGGGAAAAAGTGATCGCGGGTGCCGCGCTCGATGTCTACAGCCGCGAGCCGCTGACCCCGGCCGGCCATCCGATGGCCGCGCTCTACGCGATGGACAACGTGATCCTGTTTCCGCATCTCACCTTCTACACCGAAGAGGCGATGCGGCGGTTGACCGAGGACACGCTCGCGCGCTGCCACGAGATCCTTGAAGGCGGGCCCGTGCTGGTGAAATCCCACGATCCGCGGCTGCGCGCACAGAGAAAAGGGGTGGTGTTCGGCGAATAG
- a CDS encoding peroxiredoxin — MALALNDTAPDFEAETTEGRIKFHDWIGDEWAVLFSHPKDFTPVCTTELGYMAKIKPDFDKRGVKIIGLSADPVDRHGEWAKDIKETQGTAPNYPMIGDAELKVAKLYGMLPASTSGNGTRTASDNQTVRNVFVIGPDKKVKLILVYPMSTGRNFDEVLRVIDSLQLTAKHKVSTPAQWKRGEDVIISGSVSDEDAKKTYPQGWKSPKPYIRIVPQPQG, encoded by the coding sequence ATGGCGCTCGCATTGAACGACACCGCACCGGATTTCGAAGCGGAGACGACCGAAGGCCGCATTAAATTCCACGACTGGATCGGCGACGAATGGGCCGTGCTGTTCTCGCACCCGAAAGACTTCACGCCGGTGTGCACCACCGAGCTCGGCTATATGGCCAAGATCAAGCCGGATTTCGACAAGCGCGGCGTAAAGATCATCGGGCTGTCGGCCGATCCGGTCGACCGCCACGGTGAATGGGCGAAGGACATCAAGGAAACGCAAGGCACCGCGCCGAACTACCCGATGATCGGCGATGCCGAGCTGAAGGTTGCGAAGCTTTACGGCATGCTGCCTGCTTCGACCTCCGGCAACGGCACGCGCACCGCAAGCGACAATCAGACCGTCCGCAACGTCTTCGTGATCGGACCGGACAAGAAGGTGAAGCTGATCCTTGTCTATCCGATGAGCACGGGCCGCAACTTCGACGAAGTGCTGCGCGTCATCGACTCCCTCCAGCTCACCGCAAAGCACAAGGTCTCGACGCCGGCGCAGTGGAAACGGGGTGAGGACGTCATCATCTCCGGCTCGGTATCCGACGAGGATGCGAAGAAGACATACCCGCAAGGCTGGAAATCGCCGAAGCCCTACATCCGCATCGTGCCGCAGCCGCAGGGCTAA
- a CDS encoding acetyl/propionyl/methylcrotonyl-CoA carboxylase subunit alpha, whose protein sequence is MFKRILIANRGEIACRIIKTARKMGISTVAVYSDADRDALHVEMADEAVHIGPPAAAESYLQIEKIIAACKQTGAQAVHPGYGFLSEREAFPRALAKAGIVFIGPNPDAIAAMGDKIESKKAAAKAKVSTVPGHLGVIEDEKHAVKIADEIGYPVMIKASAGGGGKGMRIAHSKGEVAEGFARAKSEAKSSFGDDRVFIEKFIVDPRHVEIQVLGDKHGNVIYLGERECSIQRRNQKVIEEAPSPLLDAATRKKMGEQAVALAKAVGYDSAGTVEFVAGQDKSFYFLEMNTRLQVEHPVTELVTGIDLVEQMIRVAAGEKLELKQADVKLTGWAVESRVYAEDPTRNFLPSTGRLTTYRPPAESQANGITVRNDTGVYEGGEISIWYDPMIAKLVTHAKTRQAAIDAQAEALDAFAIDGIRHNIPFLAALMAHPRWRAGKLSTGFIAEEYRDGFHNPPPEGESAKMLAAVAVAIDHKLGQRKRRISGQLTGRAVTRATSRRVWLDRKEYVVEVTEAGAVHFGDGEVGLVPENGDSALTVRYCGGAGENAEDLITLKSTWTPGEPVWSGTVNGKPVAVQARPIPNGTMLSWRGAFANARVYTEREANYARLMPVKTATDTGKKLLCPMPGLVKAIAVTEGQEVKSGETLAIVEAMKMENVLRAERDGTVKKLHAKAGDSLAVDAVIMEFA, encoded by the coding sequence ATGTTCAAGCGCATCCTGATCGCCAATCGTGGCGAGATCGCCTGCCGGATCATCAAGACCGCGCGCAAAATGGGAATTTCGACGGTCGCGGTCTATTCCGACGCCGACCGCGACGCGCTGCACGTCGAGATGGCGGATGAGGCCGTGCACATCGGGCCTCCGGCGGCGGCCGAGAGCTACCTGCAGATCGAGAAGATCATCGCCGCCTGCAAACAGACCGGCGCCCAGGCGGTGCATCCGGGCTACGGCTTCCTCTCCGAGCGCGAGGCGTTCCCGCGCGCGCTTGCGAAAGCCGGTATCGTCTTCATCGGCCCGAACCCGGACGCCATCGCCGCGATGGGCGACAAGATCGAGAGCAAGAAGGCCGCCGCCAAAGCCAAGGTCTCGACCGTGCCCGGGCACCTCGGCGTGATCGAGGACGAGAAGCACGCGGTCAAGATCGCCGACGAGATCGGCTACCCGGTGATGATCAAGGCGTCCGCCGGCGGTGGCGGCAAGGGCATGCGCATCGCGCACTCGAAGGGCGAGGTGGCGGAAGGCTTCGCGCGCGCGAAGTCCGAGGCGAAGTCCTCGTTCGGCGACGACCGCGTGTTCATCGAGAAATTCATCGTCGATCCGCGCCACGTCGAGATCCAGGTGCTCGGCGATAAGCACGGCAACGTCATCTATCTCGGCGAGCGCGAATGCTCGATCCAGCGCCGCAACCAGAAGGTCATCGAGGAGGCGCCGTCGCCACTGCTCGATGCCGCGACGCGCAAGAAGATGGGCGAGCAGGCGGTCGCGCTGGCGAAAGCCGTCGGATACGACTCGGCCGGAACCGTCGAGTTCGTCGCCGGGCAGGACAAGAGCTTCTACTTCCTCGAGATGAACACGCGGCTGCAGGTCGAGCATCCGGTGACCGAACTCGTGACCGGCATTGACCTCGTCGAGCAGATGATCCGCGTCGCGGCCGGCGAGAAGCTCGAGCTGAAGCAGGCGGACGTGAAGCTCACCGGCTGGGCGGTCGAAAGCCGCGTCTACGCCGAGGACCCGACCCGCAACTTCCTGCCCTCGACCGGGCGGCTCACCACCTATCGGCCGCCGGCGGAAAGCCAAGCGAACGGCATCACGGTGCGCAACGACACCGGCGTCTACGAGGGCGGCGAGATTTCGATCTGGTACGATCCGATGATCGCCAAGCTCGTCACGCATGCGAAGACGCGGCAAGCCGCGATTGACGCGCAGGCCGAGGCGCTCGACGCGTTCGCGATCGACGGCATTCGCCACAACATCCCGTTCCTCGCCGCGCTGATGGCGCACCCGCGCTGGCGCGCCGGCAAGCTCTCGACCGGCTTCATCGCCGAGGAATACCGGGATGGCTTCCACAATCCGCCGCCCGAAGGAGAGAGCGCGAAGATGCTCGCCGCCGTCGCGGTCGCGATCGATCACAAGCTCGGCCAGCGCAAGCGGCGCATTTCGGGCCAGCTCACGGGCCGCGCCGTGACACGCGCGACCTCGCGCCGGGTCTGGCTCGACAGGAAGGAATACGTCGTGGAGGTGACCGAGGCCGGCGCCGTGCATTTCGGCGACGGTGAGGTCGGACTTGTGCCGGAGAACGGCGATAGCGCGCTCACGGTGCGCTATTGCGGTGGAGCAGGCGAGAACGCGGAGGACCTGATCACGCTCAAGTCCACCTGGACGCCGGGCGAGCCGGTGTGGTCCGGGACGGTCAACGGCAAGCCCGTCGCCGTGCAGGCCCGCCCGATCCCGAATGGCACCATGCTGTCGTGGCGCGGCGCGTTCGCGAATGCGCGGGTCTACACCGAGCGCGAGGCGAATTACGCGCGGCTGATGCCAGTGAAGACCGCGACCGATACCGGCAAGAAACTGCTCTGCCCGATGCCCGGCCTGGTGAAGGCGATTGCCGTCACTGAAGGGCAAGAGGTCAAATCCGGTGAGACGCTCGCGATCGTCGAGGCCATGAAGATGGAAAACGTGCTGCGCGCCGAGCGCGACGGCACGGTGAAGAAGCTTCACGCCAAGGCCGGCGACAGCCTCGCGGTCGACGCGGTGATCATGGAGTTTGCTTAG
- a CDS encoding AraC family transcriptional regulator, with translation MRSGTSRPGFERAEANFATMRFAPHRHDAYAIGITLSGVQSFGYRGTTQHSEAGCAFVIHPDETHDGRAGTDEGFGYRIMYIAPRLISEALGLRALPFVRNAVTCESTLHRAVRAALDTFDGPIEDLHFDDLITRVADALAAHDPTPRKIDAKAERAIRIARAYLDDARDLPSSGTLERLTGLSRFELARQFRRCLGTSPHRYATMRRLDRARRLIAAEVSLADAAAATGFADQSHMTRQFKQAYGVAPAAWRALTRH, from the coding sequence GTGCGCAGCGGCACGTCACGTCCCGGTTTCGAGCGGGCGGAGGCGAATTTCGCGACGATGCGCTTTGCGCCGCATCGCCATGACGCTTACGCGATCGGCATCACGCTCTCCGGCGTGCAGTCGTTCGGCTATCGCGGCACGACGCAGCACAGCGAGGCGGGCTGCGCCTTTGTCATCCACCCGGACGAGACGCACGATGGCCGTGCAGGAACTGACGAAGGCTTCGGCTACCGGATCATGTACATCGCGCCGCGGCTGATCTCGGAGGCGCTCGGACTGCGCGCGCTGCCGTTCGTCAGGAACGCGGTCACGTGCGAATCGACCTTGCATCGCGCGGTCCGCGCGGCGCTCGATACGTTCGACGGGCCGATCGAGGACTTGCATTTCGATGATCTCATCACGCGTGTCGCCGATGCACTGGCAGCGCACGATCCGACACCGCGGAAGATCGATGCGAAAGCTGAACGCGCGATTCGGATTGCGCGGGCCTATCTCGACGACGCGCGCGATCTCCCCTCATCCGGGACATTGGAACGACTGACCGGCCTGTCGCGCTTCGAGCTTGCCCGCCAATTCCGCCGCTGCCTCGGCACCAGCCCGCACCGTTACGCGACGATGCGGCGCCTGGACCGCGCGCGGCGGCTGATCGCGGCCGAGGTCTCGCTCGCCGACGCAGCCGCCGCGACTGGCTTCGCGGATCAGAGCCACATGACGCGGCAGTTCAAGCAGGCCTACGGCGTTGCGCCCGCTGCGTGGCGGGCGCTGACACGACATTGA
- a CDS encoding LysE family translocator — MPESLAGFVIAAFALTGSPGPATLGLSAAGAAFGLRRSLALMIGIIVGVLIVFAAAAAGLTGLILAQPLLGPIVKALSVAYMLWLAWSIASAPPLAEGVSGDSPSFWGGMFLGVGNPKAYAAMAALSSGFVLAADRTIDAAAKAAILLAVMIVVDLAWLLAGSALARTMRNPSWSRAINIVFALALLASVAAGFL, encoded by the coding sequence ATGCCTGAAAGCCTTGCGGGCTTCGTTATAGCGGCATTCGCACTCACCGGCAGCCCCGGTCCGGCGACGCTGGGCCTGAGCGCGGCGGGCGCCGCATTCGGGTTGCGGCGCAGCCTCGCGCTGATGATCGGCATCATCGTGGGCGTCCTGATCGTGTTCGCGGCGGCCGCCGCAGGACTGACCGGGCTCATCCTGGCGCAGCCGCTGCTCGGTCCGATCGTGAAGGCGCTGTCCGTCGCCTACATGCTCTGGCTCGCCTGGAGCATTGCGAGCGCGCCGCCGCTGGCCGAGGGCGTGTCGGGCGATTCGCCGAGCTTCTGGGGCGGCATGTTCCTCGGCGTCGGTAATCCCAAGGCCTATGCGGCGATGGCGGCGCTTTCGTCCGGATTCGTGCTTGCCGCCGACCGCACGATCGATGCGGCGGCGAAGGCCGCGATCCTTCTCGCCGTCATGATCGTGGTCGATCTGGCGTGGCTGCTCGCGGGCTCGGCGCTCGCCCGCACCATGCGCAATCCAAGTTGGTCGCGCGCGATCAATATCGTGTTCGCGCTTGCGCTGCTCGCCTCGGTGGCGGCCGGTTTCCTGTGA
- a CDS encoding SDR family oxidoreductase — MNVHQRPDKAAENATKKDEKGTQPPQHQDHQPGVESRMRPKPEYLPKYPGVGKLKDKVAIITGGDSGIGRAVAVAMAREGALVAILYLEEHDDANETKRLVEAEGSQCLLFAGDVADEMFCWESVERTFEEFGRVDILVNNAAEQHETEDPAELDTAQLERTFRTNVFSQFHMTRACLQYMQEGASIINTTSITAYQGHKTLIDYASTKGAILAFTRSLSEALVEKGIRVNGVAPGPIWTPLIPSSFDAEKTAKHGQSAPMKRAGQPNEVAPCYVFLASEDASYMSGQVLHPNGGNVVNA, encoded by the coding sequence ATGAACGTGCATCAACGACCCGACAAAGCCGCTGAAAACGCGACGAAAAAGGACGAGAAAGGGACACAGCCGCCGCAGCACCAGGACCATCAGCCGGGCGTCGAGAGCAGGATGCGGCCCAAGCCCGAGTACCTGCCGAAGTATCCGGGTGTCGGGAAGCTCAAAGACAAGGTCGCGATCATCACCGGCGGCGATTCCGGGATCGGCCGGGCAGTCGCGGTCGCCATGGCACGCGAGGGTGCGCTGGTCGCGATCCTCTATCTGGAGGAGCACGACGACGCCAACGAAACCAAACGTCTCGTGGAAGCGGAGGGCAGTCAGTGCCTGCTGTTCGCGGGCGACGTCGCCGACGAGATGTTCTGCTGGGAATCGGTCGAGCGCACGTTCGAGGAATTCGGCCGCGTCGACATTCTGGTCAACAACGCGGCGGAGCAGCACGAAACCGAAGATCCGGCCGAACTCGACACCGCGCAGCTCGAGCGCACGTTCCGCACCAACGTGTTCAGCCAGTTCCACATGACACGCGCCTGCCTGCAATACATGCAGGAGGGCGCGAGCATCATCAACACGACGTCGATCACCGCCTATCAGGGCCACAAGACGCTGATCGACTACGCCTCCACCAAGGGCGCGATCCTGGCGTTTACACGCTCGCTCTCCGAGGCGCTGGTCGAGAAGGGTATTCGCGTCAACGGGGTCGCGCCCGGGCCGATCTGGACCCCGCTCATCCCGTCGTCCTTCGATGCCGAGAAGACCGCGAAACACGGCCAGAGCGCGCCGATGAAGCGCGCCGGCCAGCCCAATGAGGTGGCGCCCTGTTATGTGTTTTTGGCCAGCGAGGATGCCTCCTACATGAGCGGGCAGGTGCTGCATCCCAATGGCGGCAATGTCGTCAACGCGTAG
- a CDS encoding gamma-glutamylcyclotransferase family protein: MTLYFAYGANMERAAMRKRCPGARALGPALLRGWRYVIARGYGSVAPARGGGDFGVLWRLTPRDLAALNAFESLDSGLYRRAMLTVEAGAQRVRALTYVGRQRGKRRPMPGYQERVVTAAEDWRLPSRYIAELARLAPGYRAARPAETGEIG; encoded by the coding sequence ATGACGCTCTATTTCGCCTACGGGGCCAACATGGAGCGCGCCGCGATGCGAAAGCGCTGCCCGGGTGCGCGGGCGCTCGGGCCGGCGCTGCTCCGCGGCTGGCGCTATGTGATCGCGCGAGGCTATGGCTCGGTCGCGCCGGCACGAGGTGGCGGCGACTTCGGCGTATTGTGGCGGCTTACGCCGCGCGATCTCGCCGCGTTGAACGCGTTCGAAAGCCTCGACAGCGGGCTTTATCGCCGTGCGATGCTGACCGTAGAGGCGGGCGCACAGCGGGTGAGGGCGCTCACCTATGTGGGCCGCCAGCGGGGCAAACGGCGCCCGATGCCGGGCTATCAGGAACGGGTCGTGACCGCGGCAGAAGATTGGCGGCTGCCGTCGCGCTATATTGCGGAGCTTGCGCGTCTCGCACCCGGGTACCGCGCGGCCCGCCCGGCCGAAACCGGAGAGATCGGATGA
- a CDS encoding acylphosphatase, giving the protein MSIVRHVVIRGLVQAVGFRAFVQDAAEERYLEGWVRNRSDGSVEAVLSGREDAVDTVIKSLRAGPPAAKVEAVDVKEAASDLLQQRPKNTRFAVLPTG; this is encoded by the coding sequence ATGAGCATTGTGCGCCATGTCGTGATCCGCGGGCTCGTTCAGGCCGTTGGCTTCCGCGCCTTCGTGCAGGACGCGGCCGAGGAGCGCTACCTCGAAGGCTGGGTGCGCAACCGGAGCGACGGCTCGGTCGAGGCGGTCCTCTCTGGACGTGAGGATGCGGTTGACACCGTGATCAAATCGCTCCGCGCCGGGCCGCCTGCCGCGAAGGTCGAAGCGGTCGATGTCAAAGAGGCTGCATCGGACCTGCTTCAGCAGCGCCCGAAAAACACCCGCTTTGCCGTGCTACCAACAGGGTGA
- the lipB gene encoding lipoyl(octanoyl) transferase LipB, producing MVNVRDELTFGLAGQGLAPAEWRVSARQVPYEEALAAMEARAAAVAQGEAGELVWLLEHPPLYTAGTSARRQDLVQARFPVYETGRGGQFTYHGPGQRVVYLMLHLKRREPDVRRYVATLEEWLIRTLAAFNVRGERREDRVGVWVRRPDRGAGREDKIAAIGIRLKRWVSLHGIALNIDPNLSHFSGIVPCGVADTRYGVTSLVDLGHTGTMPDVDMVLRREFETLFGATQDAAAVPA from the coding sequence GTGGTTAACGTCCGTGATGAGCTGACTTTTGGTCTGGCCGGGCAAGGGCTTGCGCCGGCCGAATGGCGCGTAAGCGCCCGGCAGGTGCCCTACGAGGAGGCGCTCGCCGCGATGGAGGCGCGCGCCGCCGCGGTCGCGCAAGGCGAGGCTGGCGAACTGGTCTGGCTGCTCGAGCACCCGCCGCTCTATACGGCGGGCACCAGCGCACGGCGCCAAGACCTCGTACAGGCGCGCTTTCCCGTCTACGAGACCGGCCGCGGCGGTCAGTTCACCTATCACGGACCCGGGCAGCGGGTGGTCTATCTGATGCTGCATCTCAAGCGCCGCGAGCCGGATGTGCGCCGCTACGTGGCAACGCTGGAGGAATGGCTGATCCGTACGCTCGCTGCCTTCAATGTGCGCGGCGAGCGGCGCGAGGATCGTGTGGGCGTCTGGGTACGGCGGCCGGACCGGGGCGCCGGCCGCGAGGACAAGATTGCCGCGATCGGCATCCGGCTCAAACGCTGGGTGAGCCTGCACGGCATCGCGCTCAACATCGATCCGAATCTCTCGCACTTCTCGGGGATCGTGCCCTGCGGCGTGGCCGATACGCGCTACGGCGTGACGAGCCTGGTCGATTTGGGCCACACCGGCACGATGCCGGACGTCGACATGGTGCTGCGGCGGGAATTCGAGACGCTGTTCGGGGCGACGCAAGACGCGGCCGCGGTCCCGGCGTAG
- a CDS encoding FliM/FliN family flagellar motor switch protein, translating to MATLDKVSLDIAVVLGATSMPIHQALRLGRGAIIELDASEEDEVKILANNFPVAKGTVVVNGNRIAVEIKEMLPRAPDQR from the coding sequence GTGGCGACGCTCGACAAGGTCTCGCTCGACATTGCGGTTGTGCTCGGCGCGACCTCCATGCCGATCCATCAGGCGCTCCGGCTTGGCCGCGGCGCGATCATCGAACTCGACGCATCGGAAGAGGACGAGGTGAAAATCCTCGCCAACAACTTCCCGGTCGCGAAGGGGACGGTGGTGGTGAACGGCAACCGCATCGCGGTCGAGATCAAGGAAATGCTGCCGCGCGCGCCCGATCAGCGCTGA